Proteins encoded within one genomic window of Epinephelus lanceolatus isolate andai-2023 chromosome 9, ASM4190304v1, whole genome shotgun sequence:
- the ndc80 gene encoding kinetochore protein NDC80 homolog, translated as MERGRMSRAASSRLSELPMRVQDSNRMSMVYTTPKSKQPSFGKLNIPKPTSVNSERRTSFFSSRTSGAGMPRNSTMAGFGGSEKIKDTRPLHDKSFVQQCIRQLHEFLTDQGYPGTLSAKTLQSPSTKEFVKVFEFIYRQLDPTFEMPNVKVEEEVPAMLKALRYPFVLSKSSMYSVGAPHTWPQALGALMWLIDQVKINWSLSKQNLLLSDFCEDSDDIEEGAEYNKLLLDYTAEAYSKFMQGEDTFDDVDDSYLSKLKKLYNVDEALLNTMEEKHRILSDEVERLEKESQTDRLMTKRMERVKLQADLKKLQSYRSSLESFKANLENKASELSDELETTGSHMESLKHEQNELQCLLKNQKFTPADVERINREKRELQQTISSLTKSLEDAEQHKWNEEIALAKVNEKVELKVAEYHKLARKLKLMPLSAENAGGHDFEIRPFECGPGSMVQHKTQRQMLLRKLVSDVEEENARLANMKLSLEESCEQVNSNILDKSNDLKQLREQIRKLDERLDSDMQELAQEEKDWAAEKESVENHRKLLEKKINYGYDDAVQQLKTAQQQYHLVLQETNEERRTVANNLASVFTTATDHLAVTEKCLEDLHSRVQRACSKAVEEDEGAIQKLKETLRSFTSKANSL; from the exons ATGGAGCG TGGAAGGATGAGTCGAGCAGCAAGCAGCAGGCTGTCGGAGCTGCCAATGAGAGTGCAGGACAGCAACAGGATGAGCATGGTGTACACAACACCCAAGAG TAAACAGCCTTCCTTTGGAAAGCTCAACATACCCAAACCAACGTCTGTGAACTCTGAAAGGAGGACCAGTTTCTTTAGTTCCAG GACTAGTGGAGCCGGCATGCCTCGCAACAGCACTATGGCAGGGTTTGGAGGAAGTGAGAAAATCAAAGACACCAGACCTCTGCATGATAAATCCTTTGTTCAGCAATGTATCAGACAGCTGCATGAG TTCCTGACAGATCAGGGTTACCCAGGCACTTTGTCAGCCAAGACCCTCCAGTCTCCGTCTACCAAGGAGTTTGTGAAGGTGTTTGAGTTCATTTACCGTCAGCTGGACCCGACCTTTGAGATGCCTAATGTAAAAGTTGAGGAGGAGGTTCCAGCTATGCTCAAAGCCCTGAG GTATCCATTTGTTCTCTCCAAGTCTTCAATGTATTCTGTCGGAGCTCCCCACACCTGGCCTCAGGCCCTGGGTGCTCTCATGTGGCTAATTGACCAAGTCAAG ATAAACTGGAGTTTGAGTAAGCAGAACCTGCTGCTCAGCGACTTCTGTGAGGACAGCGATGATATCGAGGAAGGCGCTGAGTACAACAAG CTCCTCCTGGACTACACAGCTGAGGCCTACTCCAAGTTCATGCAGGGTGAAGACACATTTGACGATGTGGATGATTCGTACCTCAGTAAACTAA AGAAACTTTATAATGTTGATGAAGCCTTGCTGAACACGATGGAGGAAAAGCACAGAATACTCAGTGATGAGGTCGAACGACTTGAGAAGGAGAGCCAGACG gacCGTCTGATGACCAAGAGGATGGAAAGGGTGAAGCTGCAGGCGGACCTCAAGAAACTCCAGAGTTATCGCAGCAGCCTGGAGTCCTTTAAAGCCAACCTGGAGAACAAAGCTTCAGAACTGAGCGATGAGCTGGAGACCACTG GGAGCCATATGGAGTCACTCAAACACGAGCAAAATGAGCTGCAATGCCTCCTGAAAAACCAGAAGTTTACTCCAGCAGATGTCGAGAGGATCaacagagagaagagggaaCTCCAACAGACCATCTCCAGTCTCACCAAGTCTCTGGAAGATGCTGAACAGCACAAGTGGAATGAGGAGATTGCTCTGGCCAAAGTGAATGAGAAG GTGGAGTTGAAGGTAGCAGAGTACCACAAGCTGGCACGTAAACTGAAGCTGATGCCACTGTCGGCAGAGAACGCTGGTGGTCATGATTTCGAGATCAGGCCGTTTGAATGTGGACCCGGCAGCATGGTTCAGCATAAAACGCAGAGACAG ATGCTCCTGAGAAAGCTGGTCAGTGACGTGGAGGAGGAGAACGCTAGATTAGCCAACATGAAGCTCAGTCTGGAGGAGTCTTGTGAACAG gTGAATTCTAACATCTTGGACAAGTCCAATGACCTGAAGCAGCTGAGAGAGCAGATTCGCAAGCTGGATGAACGATTGGATTCTGACATGCAG gaGCTGGCCCAAGAAGAAAAGGATTGGGCAGCAGAGAAGGAGTCAGTGGAAAACCATCGTAAGCTCCTTGAGAAGAAGATCAATTATGGTTACGACGATGCCGTGCAACAACTGAAGACAGCACAACAACA GTACCACCTGGTGCTGCAGGAGACCAACGAGGAGAGAAGAACAGTAGCCAACAACCTTGCGTCTGTATTTACCACAGCTACAGACCACTTGGCAGTCACAGAG AAGTGTCTGGAGGATTTGCACAGCAGAGTGCAGCGAGCCTGCTCTAAGGCTGTAGAGGAAGATGAAGGTGCCATACAGAAGCTGAAGGAGACTTTGAGGAGCTTCACGTCCAAGGCAAACAGTTTGTAA